DNA from Mycobacterium sp. SMC-8:
CGCCACTCGGCGTCCAGCCACGGCGCGCACGTGCTGCGCTCGGCCGGAGCCGGCGCGTTGCCCGGCGGCGCGCACCGTACGGCGGCCGCCACGCGGACGTCGATGAGCTCCAGCCCGTCCCCGCTGTCGGTGGCCGTCGGCTGGTTGGCCAGACCACTGCGGTACAGCGAGGCGAACAGGAAGTCGCCAGAGCGATCCCCGGTGAACACCCGCCCGGTCCGGTTGGCCCCGTGCGCGGCCGGGGCGAGACCGACGACGAAGATGCGGGGCCGCGCCGGCCCCAGTCCCGTCGCCGGCCGTCCCCAGTACGGCTCGTCGGCATACGATCTGCGCTTCTCGACGGCGACCTCCTCCCGCCAACGCACCAGCCGCGGGCAGGCCCGGCACACCGAGATCCCGGCGTCGACCTGCTTGAGGCTCGTGGCCGCCTCCGCGATCGCCGCCACATCGGCCGGCGTGGCCGCCACCGCTGTCCGTCGCGTCGCGGGGTCACCCGGCCAGCCGCTACCCGGCCGCACCGGCGAGGTGAACAGTTCACCGGTGCGCGGGTGCGGCAGCCGTTGCTGCGAGGGACGCATCATTCGTTACCGGGCCGCGTCATTCGTTACCAGAAAGCACCGTTCATCGTTATCACGAAACACCGCTTCCCTCACACGCGGGCGATCGCTACTCCCGCACCATTGGTCGCGCAGCGTTTCGATTGGGGGACACTATGCGACGGGCGAAAGCGGCGATCCTGGGCATCTGCATCGTGGTCACCGGATGCGCGAACACGATCAGCAGCGCGGAGTCGGCCACCCCGACCCGCACAATGATTCCGCGGCCGCTGGTCGAACGCGAGCTGGGCGGTCTGCTGCTCAGCCCGCAGGACGCCGCCGCCGCGATGGGCGTGCCGGCGATGACGGTGACGGAGTCACGCGCGACGATGGCCGACCACAGCGCGATCATGTCGCCGCCGGAATGCCTCGCCGTAGACGGCGCGGCCGAGTGGGGGGTCTACGCCGCCAGCGGGTTCCAGGCCGAGCGCGATCAGAGCCTCAACGACGGCAGCGCCGAGAGCACGTGGAAGAACTACGTCAAGCAGTCGGTGGTGCTCTTCCCGTACCTGGAGAAGGCCGCCGAGTTTTTCGACGCCTCGGTCCGGCAGTGGCCGGCCTGCCATGAGTACACCGACACCCAGAGCGGCACGCAGTGGAAGGTCGGTCAGATCACCGAGCGCGAGCGCACGTTGAGCACCGTGGCGATGCAGCAGGACGCCGCGGCGCCGGGCTGGGGGTGCGGGCGGGCGCTGGTGCACCGCAATAACGTGATCGTCGACGTCAACACGTGCAGCGCCGATCCGGGTGACTCCGCGGTGCGGATCGCCGAACAGATCGCCACCAACGTCGAGGCGACGTGGTAGCCGCGAAACCGAGCCTTCTGCAGTAAATTCCGTGGCCGGCGGGGCGCGGCGCTGTTAGATTCCCGGCGATAACCCATGACGCCCACCCGAGCGCCCAGTAGGCGCGGCCCGCTGCTGCTGATCCTGTTCGCGGCGCTGATGGCCGGCGCGGGCAACGGCATCTCGATCGTGGCGTTCCCGTGGCTGGTGTTGCAGCGCACCGGTTCTGCGCTCGACGCGTCGATCGTCGCGATGGCGGGGACGCTGCCGCTGCTGGCCGCTACCCTGCTGGCCGGGGCGGCGGTCGACTACCTCGGCCGCCGGCGGGTGTCGATGATCTCCGACGCGCTGTCGGCGGTGTCGGTGGCCGCCGTGCCGGTGCTGGCGCTGCTGTTCGGCGCCGACGCCGTCAACGTCGGGGTGCTGGCG
Protein-coding regions in this window:
- a CDS encoding uracil-DNA glycosylase; translated protein: MMRPSQQRLPHPRTGELFTSPVRPGSGWPGDPATRRTAVAATPADVAAIAEAATSLKQVDAGISVCRACPRLVRWREEVAVEKRRSYADEPYWGRPATGLGPARPRIFVVGLAPAAHGANRTGRVFTGDRSGDFLFASLYRSGLANQPTATDSGDGLELIDVRVAAAVRCAPPGNAPAPAERSTCAPWLDAEWRLAGAGVGVIVALGGFAWQAALAMLRRAGASAGTPAPKFGHGATAAVRTPRGDVTLLGCYHPSQQNTFTGRLTPQMMDDIFATAREISA
- a CDS encoding sensor domain-containing protein gives rise to the protein MRRAKAAILGICIVVTGCANTISSAESATPTRTMIPRPLVERELGGLLLSPQDAAAAMGVPAMTVTESRATMADHSAIMSPPECLAVDGAAEWGVYAASGFQAERDQSLNDGSAESTWKNYVKQSVVLFPYLEKAAEFFDASVRQWPACHEYTDTQSGTQWKVGQITERERTLSTVAMQQDAAAPGWGCGRALVHRNNVIVDVNTCSADPGDSAVRIAEQIATNVEATW